The following coding sequences lie in one Mycobacterium sp. Z3061 genomic window:
- a CDS encoding STAS/SEC14 domain-containing protein, with protein sequence MITYELDAAQSVLLVHPESALDKSDFAALAKVVDPHIEANGDLNGLVISAAKFPGWDSFGALVTHFRFVRDHQKHIKKVAVVTDSHLGDVAEHLASHFVSAEIRHFPAGEQDRARQWVVDGA encoded by the coding sequence ATGATCACCTACGAATTGGACGCGGCTCAATCCGTGCTGTTGGTACACCCGGAGTCTGCTCTGGACAAGAGCGATTTCGCCGCACTTGCCAAGGTCGTCGACCCGCACATCGAGGCGAACGGCGACCTCAACGGTCTGGTCATCAGCGCGGCGAAATTCCCGGGGTGGGACAGCTTCGGAGCGCTGGTCACTCATTTCCGCTTCGTTCGGGATCATCAGAAGCACATCAAGAAAGTCGCAGTGGTGACCGACTCGCACCTCGGTGATGTGGCCGAACATCTGGCGTCGCACTTCGTGTCAGCCGAGATTCGCCACTTTCCCGCCGGTGAGCAGGACCGGGCGCGGCAGTGGGTTGTCGATGGCGCGTAA
- a CDS encoding DUF2071 domain-containing protein has protein sequence MTALPDLPGTGAERDPALAGYPVTPPLLPRPVTFDQYWRDVTFAHWPVAPETVAHLYPPGTRPDVFADGITYVGLIPFAMSYTKLGTALPLPYFGRFLETNVRLYSVDDAGRHGVLFRSLETARLAVVPVTRIGLGVPYTWARMRMTRSGRQITYQSVRRWPRRGLRSLMTVTVGDVIEPTPLEIWLTARWGAHTRKAGRTWWVPNEHDVWPLHEAEISELHDELVDAAGVQPAGHRLRALYSPGVQTYFGRPCLVQ, from the coding sequence GTGACTGCCCTGCCTGACCTGCCGGGTACCGGCGCCGAGAGGGACCCGGCGCTGGCCGGCTACCCGGTGACACCGCCGCTGCTGCCGCGTCCCGTCACGTTCGACCAGTACTGGAGGGACGTGACCTTCGCGCACTGGCCGGTGGCACCGGAGACTGTCGCGCATCTGTACCCACCCGGCACCCGTCCCGATGTGTTCGCCGACGGAATCACCTATGTGGGGTTGATCCCGTTCGCGATGTCCTACACCAAACTCGGTACGGCACTTCCACTTCCGTACTTCGGCCGCTTCCTGGAGACCAATGTCCGGCTGTACTCGGTCGACGACGCCGGACGCCATGGGGTGCTGTTCCGGTCCCTGGAAACGGCGCGGTTGGCGGTTGTGCCCGTGACCCGGATCGGGCTTGGCGTCCCGTACACCTGGGCGAGGATGCGGATGACCCGGTCCGGCCGCCAGATCACCTACCAGAGCGTGCGGCGCTGGCCCCGGCGCGGATTGCGCAGCCTGATGACGGTCACGGTCGGCGATGTCATCGAGCCGACCCCACTGGAGATCTGGCTCACCGCTCGCTGGGGTGCACACACCCGCAAGGCGGGCCGAACCTGGTGGGTCCCCAACGAACACGACGTATGGCCGTTGCACGAGGCCGAAATCTCTGAGCTGCATGACGAACTGGTGGACGCGGCGGGGGTACAGCCGGCCGGTCACCGATTGCGGGCACTGTATTCGCCGGGTGTGCAAACCTATTTCGGTCGGCCCTGCCTGGTTCAGTGA